One stretch of Saccharomonospora xinjiangensis XJ-54 DNA includes these proteins:
- a CDS encoding antibiotic biosynthesis monooxygenase family protein, translated as MTDNGVTLIDAWELPEERVGQTIARWRERVALVHTAPGFRDARLHHRMDPQARLGLVNVAHWDSAEDRDEALADPGFVASAATASSYATVRGGWYHVVADVRAADGDQAQGQPVTVVTAFELPAERIDGFVPRWLAHAEVLSKAPGFRDDLLHRAVEPDTHFQLVGIAHWDDLEAWRAADDEFPFADFAFVSAHVAPFRVAAEF; from the coding sequence GTGACCGACAACGGAGTAACCCTGATCGACGCCTGGGAGCTGCCCGAGGAAAGGGTGGGCCAGACCATTGCCCGCTGGAGGGAGCGGGTCGCGCTCGTCCACACCGCGCCCGGTTTCCGGGACGCGCGGCTGCACCACAGGATGGACCCGCAGGCCCGGCTCGGCCTCGTCAACGTCGCGCATTGGGACAGCGCGGAGGACAGGGACGAGGCGCTGGCGGACCCCGGTTTCGTCGCGTCGGCGGCCACGGCTTCGAGCTATGCCACCGTGCGTGGCGGCTGGTACCACGTCGTCGCCGACGTCCGTGCGGCGGACGGCGATCAGGCGCAGGGACAGCCCGTCACTGTCGTCACCGCGTTCGAACTGCCGGCCGAGCGGATCGACGGTTTCGTCCCGCGCTGGCTCGCCCACGCCGAGGTGCTGAGCAAGGCGCCCGGCTTCCGGGACGACCTCCTGCACCGTGCGGTGGAGCCGGACACCCATTTCCAGCTCGTCGGCATCGCGCACTGGGACGATCTCGAAGCCTGGCGTGCCGCGGACGACGAATTCCCGTTCGCGGACTTCGCCTTCGTCAGCGCCCACGTCGCGCCGTTCCGGGTGGCCGCCGAGTTCTAG
- the dnaG gene encoding DNA primase codes for MAGRIRDSDIAQVRDRNRIDEVVGEYVALRRAGGGALKGLCPFHEEKTPSFNVRPTHGTFHCFGCGEGGDVIKFVMRIEHLGFVESVERLADRIGLRLTYEGGGASVRRDRGSRLRLVEAHRVAQAFYAEQLATPEAEAARRFLTERGFDEAAWTKFGCGFAPGGWDRLTKHLVRSGFELSELYKAQLSKEGRRGPIDRFHRRLVWPIKDRGGDVVGFGARRLFDDDPIQAKYLNTSESLIYKKSQVLFGLDQAKREIARRHQVVVVEGYTDVMAMHEAGVPTAVASSGTAFGEDHMRVLRQIMMDDDTFRGEVIFTFDGDAAGQKAALKAFEGDQTFAGQTYIAVAPDGMDPCELRLAKGDGAVRDLVARRTPLFEFAIRSLLSEYDLDSVDGQVAALQRTVPLVAQIKDRSKRDGYATKLAWWVGWQDEAMVVRRVRESAGAPVKANGTRRPARDGGANANGRAEGGGRPARLERPDPRHPDLRAQREVLKAALQEPALAGPEYDALPEDAFVHPAYVGVHRAIGKAGGTGSGLTGPALIESAAAHAEDPTVASLLSELAVEPLQSKTDVDVRYVSSVLAAVQENLVGRQIGELKSRLQRLSPVDAAEEYRALFGDLVALEQYRKALREQAMGGWD; via the coding sequence GTGGCGGGACGGATCCGGGACAGCGACATCGCGCAGGTGCGTGACCGCAATCGGATCGACGAGGTCGTCGGTGAGTACGTGGCCCTGCGCAGAGCGGGCGGCGGTGCGCTGAAGGGGCTCTGCCCCTTCCACGAGGAGAAGACGCCGTCGTTCAACGTGCGGCCGACGCACGGCACCTTCCACTGCTTCGGATGCGGTGAGGGCGGCGATGTCATCAAGTTCGTGATGCGCATCGAGCACCTCGGGTTCGTCGAGTCCGTCGAGCGGCTCGCCGACCGCATCGGCCTGCGGCTCACCTACGAGGGAGGCGGCGCCTCAGTCCGCCGCGACCGTGGTTCACGCTTGCGGCTCGTCGAGGCGCACAGGGTGGCCCAGGCGTTCTACGCGGAGCAACTCGCCACCCCGGAGGCCGAGGCCGCGAGGCGGTTCCTGACCGAGCGGGGCTTCGACGAGGCAGCCTGGACGAAGTTCGGCTGCGGGTTCGCGCCGGGCGGCTGGGACAGGCTGACGAAACACCTGGTCCGCAGCGGGTTCGAGCTGTCGGAGCTGTACAAGGCGCAGCTGTCCAAGGAGGGAAGGCGGGGGCCGATCGACCGGTTCCACCGCAGGCTCGTCTGGCCGATCAAGGACCGAGGTGGCGACGTCGTCGGGTTCGGGGCGAGGCGGCTGTTCGACGACGACCCGATCCAGGCCAAGTACCTCAACACCAGCGAGAGCCTCATCTACAAGAAGTCGCAGGTGTTGTTCGGGCTCGACCAGGCAAAGCGGGAGATCGCGCGCAGGCACCAGGTCGTCGTCGTCGAGGGATACACCGACGTGATGGCCATGCACGAGGCGGGCGTGCCGACGGCGGTGGCGTCGTCGGGCACCGCGTTCGGCGAGGACCACATGCGGGTGCTCCGGCAGATCATGATGGACGACGATACCTTCCGTGGTGAGGTGATCTTCACCTTCGACGGCGACGCGGCGGGGCAGAAGGCCGCGCTCAAGGCGTTCGAGGGCGACCAGACGTTCGCCGGTCAGACCTACATCGCCGTGGCCCCCGACGGGATGGACCCGTGCGAGCTGCGGCTGGCCAAGGGCGACGGCGCCGTGCGCGACCTGGTGGCCCGCCGCACGCCGCTGTTCGAGTTCGCGATCCGCAGCCTGCTCTCCGAGTACGACCTCGACTCGGTGGACGGTCAGGTCGCGGCGCTGCAACGGACGGTGCCGCTGGTGGCGCAGATCAAGGATCGTTCCAAACGCGACGGTTACGCCACAAAACTGGCGTGGTGGGTGGGCTGGCAGGACGAGGCCATGGTGGTGCGGCGCGTGCGGGAGAGCGCGGGCGCACCGGTGAAGGCCAACGGCACCCGCCGCCCCGCGCGGGACGGCGGTGCGAACGCGAACGGCCGTGCCGAGGGCGGGGGGCGTCCCGCGAGGCTGGAGCGGCCCGATCCCCGGCATCCGGACCTGCGCGCGCAGCGTGAGGTGTTGAAGGCGGCGTTGCAGGAACCCGCACTCGCCGGTCCGGAGTACGACGCGCTGCCCGAGGACGCTTTCGTCCATCCCGCCTACGTGGGTGTGCACCGCGCCATCGGCAAGGCTGGCGGCACGGGTAGCGGCCTCACCGGACCCGCGCTCATCGAGTCCGCCGCCGCGCACGCGGAGGACCCGACCGTCGCGTCGCTGCTGTCGGAGCTGGCGGTGGAACCGTTGCAGTCCAAGACAGACGTGGACGTCCGGTACGTGTCGAGCGTGCTCGCGGCCGTGCAGGAGAACCTCGTGGGCAGGCAGATCGGCGAACTGAAGTCGCGGTTACAGCGACTGTCGCCTGTGGACGCCGCTGAGGAGTACCGTGCTCTCTTCGGCGACCTCGTGGCGCTGGAGCAGTACCGCAAGGCGTTGCGGGAGCAGGCGATGGGCGGATGGGACTGA
- a CDS encoding sigma-70 family RNA polymerase sigma factor, translated as MESQRADGADTTGSADTAGATGATPSGADEVAAFSGLRAHLLAVGYRLTGSLSDAEDAVQETWLRWAGLSGERRRAVRDLRAWCTTVVGRVCLDRLRSAAARRERYVGEWLPEPIVTPLGAARPDDPLDVVVRDDAVRMAAMVVLDTLTPQQRVAFVLHDAFDVPFEEVASILGCSTAAARQHASRGRKAVADAEPPPRESLEQQRQVVERFLAAVVSGDVNAVAEILHPDVRLVGDSDGKARTARRVLVGAEKIARFAVGVAASYRPGALTSARPVLVNGDLGFHATAEPGEGRYRDLDERVDMVVVQNGRIVAIYDICNPAKLTRVPR; from the coding sequence ATGGAGTCCCAGCGCGCGGACGGTGCCGACACCACAGGCAGTGCCGACACCGCAGGAGCCACCGGCGCCACGCCCTCCGGGGCCGATGAGGTCGCGGCGTTCTCCGGACTCCGTGCCCACCTGCTCGCCGTGGGCTACCGGCTCACCGGTTCCCTCTCCGACGCCGAGGACGCCGTGCAGGAGACCTGGCTGCGCTGGGCCGGTCTGTCCGGCGAGCGCAGAAGGGCCGTGCGCGATCTGCGCGCCTGGTGCACCACGGTGGTCGGCAGGGTGTGCCTCGACCGGCTGCGGTCAGCGGCGGCCCGCCGCGAACGCTACGTGGGCGAGTGGCTGCCGGAACCGATCGTGACACCCCTCGGCGCGGCGAGACCGGACGACCCGCTCGACGTCGTGGTGCGCGACGACGCCGTGCGCATGGCGGCCATGGTTGTGCTCGACACGCTCACCCCGCAGCAGCGGGTCGCGTTCGTCCTGCACGACGCCTTCGACGTGCCGTTCGAGGAGGTCGCGAGCATCCTCGGCTGTTCGACCGCCGCGGCGCGGCAGCACGCCTCACGGGGCCGCAAGGCCGTCGCCGACGCCGAGCCGCCGCCCCGGGAAAGCCTGGAACAGCAGCGCCAGGTGGTCGAACGATTCCTGGCCGCGGTCGTCTCCGGCGACGTCAACGCCGTCGCCGAGATCCTGCACCCCGACGTTCGCCTCGTCGGCGACTCCGACGGCAAGGCCCGCACGGCCCGCCGGGTTCTCGTCGGCGCCGAGAAGATCGCCCGCTTCGCCGTGGGCGTGGCCGCGAGCTACCGGCCGGGGGCGCTCACGTCCGCCCGGCCGGTGCTGGTCAACGGCGATCTCGGCTTCCACGCCACCGCCGAACCCGGCGAGGGCCGCTACCGCGACCTCGACGAGCGCGTGGACATGGTGGTGGTCCAGAACGGCCGGATCGTCGCGATCTACGACATCTGCAACCCCGCCAAGCTCACGCGGGTTCCTCGGTGA
- a CDS encoding carboxymuconolactone decarboxylase family protein — protein MPRIPGVPTAKASRLLRLVYRYTRRRFGAVPEPVTVVAHHPRLLLASGLHELLAERAVRVLPTSVAELAVYRTAVRLNCSWCIDFGTMLQKHAGLDIDRLKHIDDYATSPLFTRRERLAIAYADAMTDTPLSVTDEQVTELEAEFGRAGVIELTYLVGLENSRSRLNHALGITDQGFTSGEACRVPVPSDRQGATGLTEEPA, from the coding sequence ATGCCGCGCATTCCCGGCGTTCCCACCGCGAAGGCGTCCCGGCTGCTGCGACTGGTGTACCGATACACGCGCCGTCGCTTCGGCGCGGTGCCCGAACCGGTCACCGTCGTGGCTCACCATCCCCGGCTGCTGCTGGCGTCGGGGTTGCACGAGCTGCTCGCGGAGCGGGCCGTTCGCGTGTTGCCGACGAGCGTTGCCGAGCTGGCCGTCTACCGCACGGCGGTGCGCCTGAACTGCTCGTGGTGCATCGACTTCGGCACGATGTTGCAGAAGCACGCGGGGCTCGACATCGACCGGCTCAAGCACATCGACGACTACGCGACCTCGCCGCTGTTCACCCGGCGGGAACGGCTCGCGATCGCCTATGCCGACGCGATGACCGACACGCCGCTCAGTGTCACTGACGAGCAGGTGACGGAGCTGGAGGCCGAGTTCGGCCGGGCCGGAGTGATCGAGCTGACCTACCTCGTGGGCCTTGAGAACTCCCGGAGCAGGTTGAACCACGCCCTGGGGATCACCGACCAGGGGTTCACCTCGGGCGAGGCGTGCCGTGTGCCGGTGCCCTCGGATCGGCAGGGCGCCACCGGCCTCACCGAGGAACCCGCGTGA